The Archangium primigenium genomic interval CGAGCCCGCGCTGGTGCCCGGTGGCGTGACGCAGTGGTTCCTGGATGACGTGACGCTCTACACCACCACCACGCCCGACACGCAGCCGCCCGCGCTCACCGCGAGCGTCAACGGCACCTACGGCACGGTGAAGCTCAACGCCAGCGTGAGCGACAACGTGTGGACGCAGAAGCTCGAGTTCCTCGTGGACGACGTCCTGGTGGACACGAAGACCAACCCCAGTGGCAGCTACACGGTGCCGTACAACACCTCCGCGCTCGCCAACGGCCCGCACCGCCTGACGGTCAAGGGCACGGACACCGCGGGCAACGTGAGCACGGCGACGGTGGACTTCGACACCTTCAACTCCACCGTGGTGGACAACGCGGCGCCCACGGTCAGCGCGAACGTGGAGGGCGTGTACGAGTCGACGGTGTTCACCGCCAGCGCCAGCGACGACACGGGCGTCACCCACGTGGAGTTCTACGTGGACGGCGTGTTCCAGGGCCGCGTGCAGCAGGCCCCCTACCGGCTGCCCTTCAGCACCCTGCCCCTGTCCCCCGGGGAGCACTCGCTGATGGCGGTGGCGTATGACGCCTACGGCCACTCCACCTCGGCCACCAAGACGTTCCGGCGCGAGGGCGTGGCCATCACCCCGGCCCAGGTGGTCATGGCGGTGAACAGCACGTTCGCCTTCAGCTCGGACGCCCCCAGCGGCATGGAGGCGACGCTGCAGTGGAGCGTCAAGGAAGGCCGCGTGTGCGGCACGGTCTCCGGCACGGGCGTCTACACGTCGCCCGCCAGCCGCGGCGTGTGCCACGTGCAGGTGGCCCTCAAGTCGGATGCCCGCGCCAGCTCCACGGCCACCGCGCGCATCTACTCCGCGGACCTCAACGGGGATGGCCGCGTGGACGGCGAGGACCTGGGCCGGCTCGCCCAGGCCCACGGCTCCACCCCCGGTGGCGTGAACTACAGCGAGGACGCCGACTTCGATGCGAGCGGCGCCGTGAACGACGCCGACATCACCCTCTTCGTCAGCCAGTTCGGACGGTAACCCATGAAAACGTTGACCAAGCTCATTGCTCCCCTGCTGCTCGGCGTGCTCGCCGCGTGCGGCAACGAGCCCACGCCTGGGTCGGGTCCGGTGACGGTCTCGCCCAAGTCCATCACCGTGAAGGCCGGCGACTCCGCCACCCTCACCGCGTCCGTGGAAGGCACCCAGGAGCCGAAGATCCTCTGGAGTGTGGAGGGTGAAGGCTCGGGCACCATCACCAGCGCGGGCGTCTACACGGCGCCCCCGCAGGCGGGCTCGTACACGGTGGTGGCCACCAACGCGCTGGACGCCACCAAGAAGGACACCGCCGCGGTCACCGTCACCGCGGCCGTGGTCATCACCCTCACCCCCACCTCGCCCTCGGTCTCCACCGCGGGCAGCCTCGCCTTCAGCGCGGAGGTGACGGGCGCGAGCGACACGTCGGTCACCTGGTCGGTCAAGGAAGGCGCCACCGGGGGCAGCATCACCGCCGCGGGCGTGTACACCGCGCCGGACCAGGCGGGCACCTACACCGTGGTGGCCACGAGCGTGGCGGATCCCAGCCGCTCGGCGTCCACGCAGGTGCGGGTCGAGGCGCCGGGCATCACCGTGACGCCCAACGGCTCCACGGTGGACCAGGGCGCGGTGGTGCAGTTCGCCTCCACCGTCACCGGCGTGTCCAACACCAGCGTGACGTGGAGCGTGACGGGCGGCGGCACCATCACCGCCTCGGGCATCTACACCGCCCCCGCCCAGGAGGGCACCATCACCGTCATCGCCACCAGCGTGGCGGATCCGACGAAGAAGGGCAGCGCCACGCTCACCGTGCGCCCGGTGCAGGTGAGCATCACCCCGCCCTCGCAGACCATCGCCGAGTCGGGCACGGCGGCCTTCTACGCCACCGTGACGGGCACCACCGCGAGCACCGCGGTGACCTGGAGCGTCGAGGGCGGCTCGGCCAACGGCACCATCTCCGCCTCCGGCCTGTACACGGCGCCCGCCAAGGCGGGCACGTACACGGTGGTGGCCACCAGCGTGGCCAACCCCGCCAAGAAGGCCACCGCCCAGGTGACCGTGGGCGCGGTGTCGGTGACCATCAGCCCCGAGTCGGTGACGCTCACCCCGGGCACCACCGCCACCTTCCGCCTGACGGTGACGGGCTCCTCCAACACGGCGGCGCTCTGGAGCGTGGTGGGCGGTGACGACAACGGCACCATCACCTCCGCGGGTGTCTACACGGCGCCCGCCCGCGCGGGCACCTACACGGTGGTGGGCGCCCTCGCGTCCCACCCCGACAAGAAGGCCCAGGCCACCGTCACGGTGACGTCCACCACGGCGGTGTCGGTGAGCATCACCCCGGGCTCGGCCACGATCGCCACCGGCGGCAGCGCCACCTTCAGCGCGCAGGTGACGGGGGCCAGCGACACGTCGGTCACCTGGTCGGTGCGCGAGGGCGCCACGGCGGGCAGCATCAGCGCCGAGGGCGTGTACACCGCGCCCGCGCAGCCCGGCCTCTACACCGTGGTGGCCACCAGCGTGTCCAACCCGGGCGCCTCGGCCACCGCCCAGGTGCGGGTCGAGGCCCCGGGCGTCACCGTGACGCCCAACGGCGCCACGGTGGACCAGGGCGCGGTGGTGGAGTTCTCCGCCAACGTCACCGGCACGTCCAACACCAGCGTGACGTGGAGCGTGACGGGCGGCGGCACCATCACCGCCTCGGGCATCTACACCGCTCCGGCCCAGGAGGGCACGGTCACCATCACCGCCACCAGCGTGGCCTACCCGGCGCAGAAGGGCAGCGCCACGCTCACCGTGCGTCCGGTGCAGGTGACGCTCACCCCGGCCTCGCAGACCATCTCCGAGTCGGGCACGGCGGCCTTCTACGCCACCGTGACGGGCACCACCGCGAGCACCGCGGTGACCTGGAGTGTCGAGGGCGGCGCCAGCAACGGCACCATCTCCGCCTCGGGCGTCTACACGGCGCCGGCCCAGGCGGGCACGTACACGGTGGTGGCCACCAGCGTGGCCAACCCCGACAAGAAGGCCACCGGGCAGGTGACGGTGCAGGCGGTGAGCGTGGCCATCACCCCCACCTGGGTGACGCTCGCCCAGGGCGCCACCACCACCTTCACGGCGAGCGTGACGGGCACCTCCAACCAGGCGGTGCTCTGGAGCGTGGAGGGCGGTGACGGCAACGGCACCATCACCTCCTCGGGCATCTACACGGCCCCCACCCGTCCGGGCACCTTCACCGTGGTGGCCGCCAGCGCCGCCGTCCCGAGCAAGACGGCCACCGCCACCGTCACGGTCCCCGTGGCGAGCGGCGGCGACTACACCAACCCCACCGGCACGGGCTGGCGGCTGGTGAAGAACACGTCGGCCTCCTCGGGCACCCACCTGGTGCTGGATCTGGTGGGCCCCACCGGCCAGTCCGGCCGGGGCGTGGACCTGACGCTGACGCTCAACCCGGCGCAGGCGACGTGGGCCAAGGTGTCCGGCTCCGACATGGAGTGGGTCACCAACCGCCTGTTCGAGCTGGGCGCCGCGCCGCGGCTGATCAAGGGCGCCGCCCAGGGTGGCCGGCTGGACGTGGGCGTGTTCCAGAAGGGCACGAGCGTCCCGGCGACGCCGTACTCCGGCGCGCTCCTCTCCGTGGCGGTGGACGTGAAGGTCGATGCGTCCATCCCCGCGGGCACGCGCATCCCCCTGACCGTCCTCAAGGCGCACGCCCTGCCCGCGACGGGCTCGCTGGCGCCCATTGACGTGGCGGTGGGCACGATCATCACCCAGTAGGCGGACGCACCGGGTGGTAGCGACGGCGGCCTTCCCCTCGGGGGAGGCCGCCGTCGTGCGTTTGGGGGGGCGAAGCGGGAGACTCAGCCCACGCGCGCCAGGGCGAGCCGGCCTTCCCAGCGCTCCTCGAGCGCCTTGACCAGGCCCTGGTGCGCGGTGGCCTCCAGGCGGGGATCCGCGGCGAGGATGCGCCGGGCCTCCTGCTGGGCCAGGGAGATGAGGTCGCCGTCCCGCGCGAGGTTGGCCACGGCCAGTTCCGGCAGGCCGCTCTGGCGCGTGCCGAGGAACTCACCGGGGCCGCGGATCTCCAGGTCCTTCTCCGCGATGACGAAGCCGTCGCTGCTGTGCTCCATCACCCCCAGCCGCTCCGAGGACTCCATGGAGGAGCGCGCCAGGTTGGCCACGAGGTAGCAGTAGCTCACCGCCGCGCCCCGGCCCACACGGCCGCGCAGCTGGTGCAGCTGCGACAGGCCGAAGCGCTCGGCGGACTCGATGGCCATCACCGAGGCGTTGGGCACGTCCACGCCCACCTCCACCACCGTGGTGCACACGAGGATCTGGACACGGCCGGCGCGGAACTCCCCCATCACCGCGTCCTTCTCCTCGGCCTTCATCCGGCCGTGCAGCAGGCCCACCGCGACGCCGGGGAACACCTCGCGCAGCTTGTCCACCCCGCGCGTGGCGTCCTCCAGGTCCAGCTTCTCCGACTCCTCCACGAGCGGGTACACCACGTAGGCCTGATGGCCCTTGGCCACCTCGCCGGCGATGGCCTCGTAGACGCGCGCGCGCTGCTTGTCGTTGAAGACGCGCGTCTTGATGGGCGTGCGCCCCGGGGGCAGCTCGTCGATGATGGACACGTCCAGGTCCCCGTAGAGCGTCATGGCCAGGGTGCGGGGAATGGGCGTGGCCGTCATCACCAGCACGTCCGGGGACACGCCCTTGCTCATGAGCGTGTGCCGTTGCAGCACGCCGAAGCGGTGCTGCTCGTCGATCACCACGAAGCCGAGCTTGTGGAAGGCCACGCCCTCCTGGATGAGCGCGTGCGTGCCCACGGCCAGGTGGATGTCCCCCCGGCCCACGGCGTCGCGCACCTCGCGCTTCTTCTTGGCGGGGCCCGAGGCGCTCACCAGGCCGACCTTGTAGCCCAGGGGCTCGAGCAGCTTGCGGAAGGTGCGCTCGTGCTGCTCGGCGAGGATCTCCGTGGGGGCCATGACGGCCACCTGGTAGCCGTCCTGCAGCGCCAGGAGCGCGGCCACCGCGGCCACCGCCGTCTTGCCCGAGCCCACGTCGCCCTGCACCAGCCGGTTCATCGGCTCGTCATGGCCCATGTCCTGGGCAATCTCCCCGATGACGCGCTTCTGCGCGCCCGTGAGCTCGAAGGGCAGCGCGGCCCGGGCCTTGTCCTGGCGCGGCGCCGACACGTCGAAGCGGATGCCCTGCTCGCGCTTGACGTCCTGGCGCTTGAGCCCCATGCCGAGCTGCAGGAAGAACAGCTCGTCGAAGGCGAGCCGCCGGTGCGCGGGGCTCAGGTGCTTGTCGAGCAGCTCCGGCTCGGCGTCGCCCGCGGGGAAGTGGATGGCGCGCAGGGCCGCGGGCAGCGTCATCAACTGGAGCCGCGTGCGCAGGGACTCGGGCAGCGGCTCCTCCAGGTGGTCCGCGTAGGACTCGCTCACCACCGAGGCCAGCTCGCGGAACGAGCGCTGATCGCCCCGCTCGAAGCCCGGGTACACCGGGACGATGCGGTTGAAGTGCACCGAGGCGCCCTCGATGTCGTCCGCGGACTCGATCTCCGGGTGGGACATCTCCCGGCCGGACAGGGACGCGCGCACCTCGCCGGACAGCACCAGCTTCTTGCCCACGGGGAAGCGCGCCTTGAGCCAGGGGCCGGCGTTGAAGTACGTG includes:
- a CDS encoding beta strand repeat-containing protein, coding for MKTLTKLIAPLLLGVLAACGNEPTPGSGPVTVSPKSITVKAGDSATLTASVEGTQEPKILWSVEGEGSGTITSAGVYTAPPQAGSYTVVATNALDATKKDTAAVTVTAAVVITLTPTSPSVSTAGSLAFSAEVTGASDTSVTWSVKEGATGGSITAAGVYTAPDQAGTYTVVATSVADPSRSASTQVRVEAPGITVTPNGSTVDQGAVVQFASTVTGVSNTSVTWSVTGGGTITASGIYTAPAQEGTITVIATSVADPTKKGSATLTVRPVQVSITPPSQTIAESGTAAFYATVTGTTASTAVTWSVEGGSANGTISASGLYTAPAKAGTYTVVATSVANPAKKATAQVTVGAVSVTISPESVTLTPGTTATFRLTVTGSSNTAALWSVVGGDDNGTITSAGVYTAPARAGTYTVVGALASHPDKKAQATVTVTSTTAVSVSITPGSATIATGGSATFSAQVTGASDTSVTWSVREGATAGSISAEGVYTAPAQPGLYTVVATSVSNPGASATAQVRVEAPGVTVTPNGATVDQGAVVEFSANVTGTSNTSVTWSVTGGGTITASGIYTAPAQEGTVTITATSVAYPAQKGSATLTVRPVQVTLTPASQTISESGTAAFYATVTGTTASTAVTWSVEGGASNGTISASGVYTAPAQAGTYTVVATSVANPDKKATGQVTVQAVSVAITPTWVTLAQGATTTFTASVTGTSNQAVLWSVEGGDGNGTITSSGIYTAPTRPGTFTVVAASAAVPSKTATATVTVPVASGGDYTNPTGTGWRLVKNTSASSGTHLVLDLVGPTGQSGRGVDLTLTLNPAQATWAKVSGSDMEWVTNRLFELGAAPRLIKGAAQGGRLDVGVFQKGTSVPATPYSGALLSVAVDVKVDASIPAGTRIPLTVLKAHALPATGSLAPIDVAVGTIITQ
- the recG gene encoding ATP-dependent DNA helicase RecG, whose protein sequence is MNHPLASLVGPLRYACRGDFAHLSTVKDLRGLLERTLAGATGVNAEALKHLRAALPHVDDATVERRKAALRGVVAGLRLSGVPLPEELAQVASTAPSPTSRPAPAPAASPPLVPAWRSSEPLRPAAPRPAPAPTAPAAPRAAPVRAAPPRPAPPAPAPPGEDAAPARRKKKRVVKGQEESRAEAKLLSIAPRSGPLSIPLKTMGKRLGPRLLAALNKKGLRRVGDILFLLPRCYEDRRRLHTISELVPGERGVTVGEVKVADFVPGRTGKRMFRAVVADRSGSIAATYFNAGPWLKARFPVGKKLVLSGEVRASLSGREMSHPEIESADDIEGASVHFNRIVPVYPGFERGDQRSFRELASVVSESYADHLEEPLPESLRTRLQLMTLPAALRAIHFPAGDAEPELLDKHLSPAHRRLAFDELFFLQLGMGLKRQDVKREQGIRFDVSAPRQDKARAALPFELTGAQKRVIGEIAQDMGHDEPMNRLVQGDVGSGKTAVAAVAALLALQDGYQVAVMAPTEILAEQHERTFRKLLEPLGYKVGLVSASGPAKKKREVRDAVGRGDIHLAVGTHALIQEGVAFHKLGFVVIDEQHRFGVLQRHTLMSKGVSPDVLVMTATPIPRTLAMTLYGDLDVSIIDELPPGRTPIKTRVFNDKQRARVYEAIAGEVAKGHQAYVVYPLVEESEKLDLEDATRGVDKLREVFPGVAVGLLHGRMKAEEKDAVMGEFRAGRVQILVCTTVVEVGVDVPNASVMAIESAERFGLSQLHQLRGRVGRGAAVSYCYLVANLARSSMESSERLGVMEHSSDGFVIAEKDLEIRGPGEFLGTRQSGLPELAVANLARDGDLISLAQQEARRILAADPRLEATAHQGLVKALEERWEGRLALARVG